CATGGGTGACAAAACAGATCACGGGTTAGTGCTAAGTGACATATATGGAAGTAAAGTATTTTTTGCTTGATATATTAGACCCTTGTAAATAAATCATCCAGTATgtgaaaaagatttttttttttggatgggggggggggggggggggggagggaacgGGGGACACCTTCATTCCCCTACAATTGGTGTGCTGTGAGATCATTTTGTGTAACCTATATATTCAGACAATTTGCACTTAATAAAGACAGATTGGAATATTAAGATTCATCATTGTGAATTATGTACTTGTTGCCTCGGTTATAAAGCACATGTGGTAATTACTGGTTGCGTCTGTCTTAGTTCAGTGTAACCATCATCCTACACCCTTTTCCCAAAAACTACCTCCGGCCTATAACAGAAGCTGAATGGACAGAGCACGGCCTTTGATTGGGGTTTCTGGGCGGCTACCACCAGGCTTTAGCCttaaaaataaaagttgaaaGTTCAATATTCTTATGAGCTTTACGGTATTACAATGCCTAGTAATTATCACTAGTCTTGAATAGTGCATCAGGCCAAATAAACAGCAACTTAGGGGGTTATCTATAGTGGCCCAAGGCCTGTTCTCACACATCCTGAAACCATTTTAGAGTCAAGAAGGAAGAGGTACGGCTCAGCCCCCTGCAGACCTCACCTCTGAGGTTTGTCCTAGTGTCCAGCTTTTCTTTAAATCACCATTTACTAGAAGTCACCATTAATGCTGCAGCCAGAAGTTTGATTCTGACTGTGTGTCAGTCAGAATACACAAGATCTAAATTGTATGAAATGAGAAATAGGACATGGTAGGGTGGAAAAAACATTTCACAGTTGCTTAAACAGCTTCTCGGCTCTCTTGCCCACTCATCCATCCTGGTTAGTGCAGCCAGATGTTACACCTACGCTCAGTCCTAACATGTATAACTCCAAACATCCTACAGAATATATTTCAACAGAGCGACTAAGCATTAAATCTTATATCAGATCCCAGTAGAGAAGCGCCGTGGCCTGGGCGATTAGCTTACTAACCCAGACTGTACACAAGCAAAAGGTTCTTCTTATATGACCACCAATTGTACAGCCACAAACCACCACGTCATAGGATAAATCCCCCCAGAGTTATAGACCAAGTAAGAGAAAAATATTGCAACACATTCTTTATTGAAAACATAAGGAAACAGCAGCAGGAATCCATCAATCCTCAAAGTAAGAGCCTCTCCTGGGCGTTTCTACAACTATTATTTCTGTTGTCTAAGCTAATTAAAATCGTCCATTTTCCTAAAACTTTAGGCAgagtttaatttttgtttttacatttttacttggTAAAAGAATTTGTACTTCTGTCCTGAAGCAGAtttaaaccaaaacaaaaagttaATATCAACACAGGGGTCAAACTACTGTGGTAACAAGTGTCCAAATTTTAAAAGTAATGATTTGTTATTTAGAATCCAATTCTCAAGAACAAAAAACCCAAAAGCTTTAAAATTCTAATTAAATGTGAAcgagattaaaagaaaaaaattatcctttaaaaaaaaacaaaaaaaaaaaaaaacttggataCACAGAGGAAGCCTCCAAGAATGGCAGCTTGCGATACAGCTACACATTGAATGGCAACTAACGAGCTACCGTCCAAAATGAAACGCAAGTGTTTGAAGAACAGGTAGTTCCAGGTCGCAACGCTTACTCCCAAAACTTCCATTAAGTGGAGTAAATGAGCAGCCAAttgcaggagaaaaaaaaaaaaagtcctaataTATGACTTAATAAGCCCCTTATCTGCGGTCAGTGACAAACCCCAACCACGGGAGAGAGGTCTACACCTGGTCTTCAGACAGCTGAAAGTTTAATTTTAaaagccaaaaaaaaataaaaaaaaaaatcctttaaggCTAggctaaaaaaaacacattaggcCAAATGTTTGTGAGGAGGTCCTGCCCTCCAGGGCTCATGGCAAAGAACGAGGTAATTTCAGTGTCCGTGGTAAGAGGTCTGGGTGCAGGGTGGTGTTCTGGTGAGAAGACCCTGGGAGACCTCAGCCAATCAGTTGGTTATTTTCTCTATTTCGTCAAGGTCATCTGTATCCAGCTTTTCAATCTTCTTATCTAAGAGGAAATAGGAACAGGAGGTCATTCACCTGGGAAGCCATGGTCACAAGTCATACATAAATTAATTCTACAAGAGATAACATCAGCGAGTTAAAAAcatgaattaaagtttattttgcacattgctTGGGGTGGCATTGAACCCCACATCTCTCCAAAGTTAACCATCTGTCCCAGACTATTAAGAGATTCTCTGTAGCTTACAGCGCCATCTTCTGTCTGCAATGAGACTACACCCACTCATTTAAACTTGGAAATGACACATTTAGCAGAAACTCAAGTTAATCGTCTCCACCCATGTTCAACAAATTGAGGATCTTCCCTTCCTGCCACCTCCAGGAATTCGCCCTCCCCCTTAAGTAGCCAGAAGCCGGCATCTAGCTCGCTCTTAACGGACGGCAGAGTTGCCATCGGTGAAGCCGTCCTTTAGTTCCCGGTTCAAACATTACCCTGAGCAGCGGCAGAAGAGCCGCAGTCATCCTGCCCCCAACTAACTCGTGTCTCCACCTGATCTGAGATTAGAGGTCGGACAATGAAACTTACTGAAGTGCTGCTGAATCTGAGTGAGGATGCTCATACTGTGTTTGCCGTCCACCATATTGATGGCCAGACCTCTCTTGCCGAAACGCCCGGTGCGGCCGATTCTGTGGAGGTAGGTCTCATTATCAGGGTTGCCATCTTTGTCTACGGGGAGGTCAAAGTTAATCACCACAGAGACTTGTTCAACATCGATGCCTAGAGGACAAAAAGGAACAGATTATATACTCAGGAGAGATCGCTCACACTCAAATTATCTCTGGTTCACACTGAATACACGCAGAAGCAGATTTTTTTGTTAACACGGcatgaaaactcgtgcaattcaaatAAAAGAGGGAGCGCTGCCCCCGCACTTTAGTTTGCGAGTGTTTAATGCGATCatgtgtaacaaaaaaaaaaaaaggactggctacattttcatacataaattgcattacacaacccTTCTagattgataatatctacattacagtactttcttgagtatattttttattaaccaATTTTTTTagctatagaatcatctataccgtGTCCAAACACATTAGTAcgtacatatttgtaccaaaaacaaatatatttggtgatttttttttttcttcattattttttttcataagtcAACTTTTACAcgttaggcattactgataacCATAGTTTATCTtggttttcattattacatgatttcaaatagtataggttttttttatttaatcacaccccaaagaggtgcgagataaaacataTTGACCTGTTTAATGTGTTGCATTAAAAAAACAACCAACaactgaatagcttttaacgcggctgcctctcgcacaccctatactttcagtagaccgtctactggagcgcgagaggaccgtttcatgcaAAGAAACGGAGCGTTAAATGGAATTGAATAGCGGCTAAAGTTAACCCACTTGAAagtgatcaaaaaaaaaaaaaaagcattaaaatgacttaaaatcttgcggtcaattgaatacccccctaagtgtaacTTCTTACATGCActatatcaaaaaaaaaaaaaaaaatatcaataagtCTCATCTGCAGCGATTAACCCACCTCTGGCGCACACGTTTGTGGTTACCAGAACTTTCTCCTTCCCCTCCCTGAACCGGTCTATCACAGCGGCTCTCTGTTCCACCATCATCTCTCCGCTGAGCAACGCCACCTGGTGGCCTTCCTTAGACAGCTCTCCTGCCAGCCAAGACGCAGTCTTACGGGTCTGTACACAAACATTCATATATTAGGCAACGCAGATAAGATACCATCACctgccatccccccccccccccccgagaccAAACCCGTCCCGTCCCCCCATGCAACACAACTCACATGGCAGAAAATCATGGCTTGCGCGATGGTTATGGCGCCGTAGATGTTGGAGAGCGCCATGAATTTCTCCTCCCGGCAGTTACAGAGCACATAGTACTGTTTGATGGTGTCCAGCGTCTCCTCTTCCCGTTTTAGCTTGATGATGTTGGGCTCAGGAACCACTTTCTGAGCGAACCTCCAGACAGAGTCTTCGAAGGTAGCAGAGAACAGGAGCATCTGACAGTCGTTTGGTAGCATCCTGCAAAACAACCGTTCCCATCAGGTTCAGCACGAGCCGCGATGGACACGGGAAAGAGATAATGCCGCTACTGACCTCTGGATACGGATGCTCTGGTCCTGGTGGCCCTGTGTGGCTATCATGACATCGGCTTCGTCCAGCACAAACACCTTGATCTTCTTAGGATCGATGAACCTCAGCTTGGAGCACCAATCCAGCACCGTGCCGGGCGTTCCGATAACGATCTGCTCCGCAATTTTATGCCCGCGTTCCACTGAGGACATCGGAAAGGAGACAGTTACATGACGGACACTTCAAAACACGGACGGGAAACAGGATTAACCCCCGATTACCACGGATGTTCTTTAAGACAAGAGTGTCCCCTGTTACGCTACATATCCATAGACCTCATACCAATGAAAGTTAAACTCTATGGTCTAGTAGAGTCATGGAAGACTTACATTGCCTGGTATAAGAACTTATCAGATTACGTAAGAGAAGCGTCTGCCAAGTATGGTTGTAGAACAGGTGTCCAAGTGTTCTGTCTAACATAGCAGAGACCCTGGCAGCCCGTGAAATGCAGAAAACCCCCACAACttagatatagattatatatatatatatatatatatctaactaTTAAGTCTTAATATAAGCCTCTGGTGTACATCTCTCAGAAGGTTTAAGGGGCAAAAACTCTCCTAGGGGTCAAATTGGTCTAGCCCTCTTTGCTGAACAAGAAACCCCACATCATAATGTACAAAGGACAAAAGTCTTATACATTCTCATTTTATACAGCGTTTGCTCACCTAGTGTAAACTATGTTACTTAATCTTTTATTGACATTTAGCACAACTGAAGTCTGACTAAGCCATGGACTCTAGAACAGAGTATAAAACCACTGAGAAGAGTGTCTGGCTAACAGTAGTTTGCATTAATTAGTCTACATTCTCAGCAacatcactggtccctagtgaatggAAATGTCGCATTCTTAGGAATATATTATTTAGACTACAAAAATACCCATCGTGCGCAGATTAGTACATTTAATGTTCTCCaaacaacgggcctgattcattaaggatcttaacttgagaaacttcttatttcagtctcctggacaaaaccatgttacaatgcaaggggtgcaaattagttttctgttttgcacataagttaaatactgactgttttttcatgtagcgcacaaatacttgatagcttatttgaacactgaaatttaaagttgatatttgtgtgctacatgaaaaacagtcagtatttaattatgtgcaaaacagaaaactaatttgcaccccttgcaatgtaacatggttttgtccaggagactgaaataagaagtttctcaagttaagatccttaatgaatcaggcccaacatttctattttaggtacatttaaaatgcccGTAACATGAAGCGTCTCAACTAGTTCCACTCACGTTTGTTTCCTCGGACAGCGTAGGCCAGTTTAAGTTCTGGATAAAACTTCCCCATCTGCTCAATCACTTTCCCAGTCTGCAAGGCCAACTCGtaggtgggagagaggcacaggcaCTGCAGAGGAACAGACAGCTACAGATCAGTACACAGCAGATAATGTACAGACAACTGTACCACTTCCGTATGCTAGAAGCAGCTATGGTCTGAAGCCTGGACAGGTACGCAGGTGCCTAATTTGCACTGgatcacagcagccaatcagcactTAGAATGCATCAGTCTACTACAAGCCAGAGAATTAAAGCATCTGGTTTCTAGAGTCAAGTGCAAACCAGCTGGAAAATGCAGAGTTAAATGACCCCTCAGGTGTCCACACACACTTACCTGTGGGTATCTGTTTGCGGGATTGACCCGGGATAGCATAGCTAGAACAAAGGCCGCTGTCTTTCCTGTGCCAGACTGGGACTGAGCTATGAGGTTCTGAGGCCTACAAGAAACAGTGTAGATTTAGACAAACTGGTTCTAAAATATAGACAAGTTCTACCCCTCCAATCACCCAAACATAACTTGGGGGTGAGGTCCAGTCGTTAAATCACACACACTTCACGCAAAAGACAAATGAGACAATGTAACCAGCAGGACACATCTCCCCCCTATATACTTACGGCTCTGCCAGCATCATTGGCAATGCGTTTTCTTGGATTTTAGATGGCCTGTTGAAGCCCATGGCATAGACACCTTGTAGGAGTTGCGGCTTCCTGAAAAGACAGCGAGAAGCCAAAGCTATAAGAACAGGAGTTCAAAAGTGCTGCAGAATTGGCTACTAAACTGGATTTTGCAAACAGTTAACATGAGTGGCAAAATTCTCATTTTA
Above is a genomic segment from Mixophyes fleayi isolate aMixFle1 chromosome 11, aMixFle1.hap1, whole genome shotgun sequence containing:
- the LOC142107892 gene encoding ATP-dependent RNA helicase DDX19A — translated: MMATDSWALAVDEQEAAAETFTKLQLKDDKDLAPKPENNGPDPAGGGDGPEKVKNGDSGEKSEEDDKEDKAAQSLLNKLIRNNLVNTTNQVEVLQRDPNSPLYSVKSFEELRLKPQLLQGVYAMGFNRPSKIQENALPMMLAEPPQNLIAQSQSGTGKTAAFVLAMLSRVNPANRYPQCLCLSPTYELALQTGKVIEQMGKFYPELKLAYAVRGNKLERGHKIAEQIVIGTPGTVLDWCSKLRFIDPKKIKVFVLDEADVMIATQGHQDQSIRIQRMLPNDCQMLLFSATFEDSVWRFAQKVVPEPNIIKLKREEETLDTIKQYYVLCNCREEKFMALSNIYGAITIAQAMIFCHTRKTASWLAGELSKEGHQVALLSGEMMVEQRAAVIDRFREGKEKVLVTTNVCARGIDVEQVSVVINFDLPVDKDGNPDNETYLHRIGRTGRFGKRGLAINMVDGKHSMSILTQIQQHFNKKIEKLDTDDLDEIEKITN